Part of the Bacillus andreraoultii genome is shown below.
TAACTTTTTAGCCAGTGTATTTAGACGGTGATTTTTCATGTCTGGATACAAAAATCTTGCTAGTTCTAATGTATCGATTGTTGGATCGATAAATTTACCACGGTTAATTTTTTGGTAACCGACATTTAAAAAACCTGTATCAAATGATGCATTGTGAGCAACGATAATAGAATCTCTAGACCATTCATAAAACTTTTCTAATACTTCCTCTGGTTCTGGTGCATCCTTTACCATGTCGTCAGTAATTCCTGTTAGCTCAATCGTAAAAGCTGATAACGGGTGGTGGGGATTTGCAAATGATTCAAATTTATCGATAACTTCTCCATTTTTTATTTTGACAGCTGCAAGTTCAATAATTTTATTGTATACAGCTGAGAGACCGGTTGTTTCAATATCAAAAACAACATATGTTTCATCAGATAAATGAAGATGTGCTGGATTATAGGCAATCGGTACACCATCATCGACAACATTTGCTTCAACACCATAAATGACTTTTATTCCATTCTTTTTTGCCGAGTTAAAGGCTTCAGGAAAAGATTGTGCAACGGCATGGTCTGTAATAGCAATTGCTTTATGACCCCATTTTGCTGCTTGTTTAATTAAATCACTTGCCGAAGTAACAGCATCCATTTGACTCATTGGGGTGTGAGCATGTAATTCAACTCTTTTTTCATTTTCTGGGGCACTGTCATATCGCTCTTTACCATTAATTTCATTAATATCATTCGCCATCATAACTAAATCGCGGACAAACGTATCATTTTGAATATTACCACGAACACGAACCCACATACCTTTTTTTAATCGATTTAGTTTTGCTGCATCTTCCTTATTGTCTTTTGAAAACATTTTTACGAGAATTGAATTTGTATAGTCTGTGAGTTTAAATTCAAGTAACGTTCTTCCACTTCGTAGTTGTTTTGTTTCACATTGAAAGACATAACCTTCGACTACCACTCGACGTTCTTCATCGGTAATTTCATTCAATGTACGATAATCTTGTTCTCCTTGGATTGGATAACCAATGATAAGAGGGCCATTATCTTCATCACCATCTGAAGTTACGTCTTCATCCCGTTTTTGAATTTCAATAACAGCTTGTTTTGCTCGTTCCTCATCTTCTTTTTGTCTGTCAAGAAGGAATTGCTGATACGATTCTTCTAAATGCTCGGTATGTTCCTCGACATCAAATTGTAAAGTAGGAAAACCTAACTGATAATATATATTTAAAATAAGATTTCCATACTTTCTTTTCAGTGTAAGGCATTCGGTGTTATTCCTTGCAGAAATGACTATTTTGTTTCCATTTACTTTTGGAATTTGTTCATGGAGTAAAGTAAGTAGAGCCGGGGACATCCCTTGTAATTGACTAATGCTATATTTCCAATATTGCTTAATCATCTCATCAGTAAATTGTTTGTCTTTTGTTTTAATAACAAACGAAATCTCTGCAATATGATGAAATGTTGACTTAATTTTTGCATTAAATTGTTCAAATAGTTGATAGGGTAAAATCGATTCTAGTAAAAAATGAAACTCCCATCTTCGCGATTTTCGCTCGATGATTAATTTTTCAATTTCTCCATTTTTTAAATATGGATAGTACTGATTTTCTACCATATCCATTTGTTGTAGAAGAAGCTGAAATCGCTCCTTTTTTCCAAGCTTCATATCACTCATGTTATTCCCCCCGTAACCGTAATTGATACGAGTTATCTTTATTACTACTTTAAAATCTAGCAGTGACAATTATAACATAAAATTAGAATTATTGTTCGATAAGTAAAGAAAACTCAAGATGCTAAAGCCTCTAGGCATTCAAAGAGACTAGAGTTCGCCGAAAAAGCTTTTTTCGGTTGCGATGTCATGCTGCTGAAGCCTTTCCTATTAGCTAAAGAAAGGTCTGCTCATAAATGATAAATGGCAGACCTTTCTTATTACAATTTATTTATAGATGTTTTTCCAGTTCCTCCAAAATTTGGTCAAGAGGCACTTCTTTCGTTTCACCTGTTTTTCTAACTTTTATTTCTACAATTCCTTCATTTATTTTTTTACCGACTACAATTCGAACAGGAATTCCAATTAAATCACTATCGGTAAATTTAACACCAGCACGTTCATTCCTATCATCTAATAAAACTTCATAACGAGCGTTTTTTAAATTTGCATATAACTTGTGACCGTTTTTCCATTGTTCTTCATCTTTCGTATTTACAATAATAACATGAGCATGGTAAGGTGCGACAGTAGTTGGCCATACTAATCCTCGATCATCGGCCATTTGTTCCGCAACAGCTGTAATTAATCTAGAAATACCTATTCCATAGCAACCCATAATCATCGTTTGGGTACGTCCGTTTTCATCTAAAATAACAGCATTCATCGCTTCACTATATCGCGTACCTAATTTAAATACATGGCCAACTTCAATCCCTTTTGCAAAAACAATCATTCCTTTACCATCTGGTGAAGGATCTCCTTCTTGAATAAAGCGAATATCTGCGTATTCATTAACTGAAAAATCACGTTCAGGATTTACATTAATATAATGCATTTCTGCTTCATTTGCTCCACATACACCATTAACGATTGACTTAACTGCATAATCGGCAATGATTTTAACATGTTCAATTCCAATTGGACCAACATTCCCAACTGAACAACCAAGTACATTTTCCGTTTGTTCAGGACTTGCTAGTTCTACAATTGATGCATTAAGTAAGTTTTTCACCTTTATATCGTTAACATCATGATCCCCGCGAACAAGGACAAGAACATTTTCACCATCTACATCAAAAAGTAAAGATTTTATTGTATCCTCTTTAGAGATTTGCAAGTGGCTAACTAGATCTTCAATTGTTTTATGCTCACCTGTATTAATTTTTTCGAGAGGTTTTTCTTGTTCATTCTTTTTCTCATATTGTGTTACTACCGCTGCCATTTCAATATTAGCAGCATAATCAGATTGAGTCGAATAAGCTATCGTATCTTCACCAATTTCTGATAAGACCATAAATTCATGCGTGTCTTTTCCACCAATTGAACCCGAATCTGCAATAACTGCTCGGAAATTAAGTCCAAGTCTTGTAAAAATATTTGTATAAGCTTGCACCATTTTATCATACGTTTCATCTAAACTTTCTTTACTAGTATGAAAGGAATAGGCATCTTTCATTACAAATTCTCTTCCCCGCAATAGTCCAAATCGAGGCCGCTTTTCATCGCGAAACTTTGTTTGTATTTGGTACAAAGTTAATGGTAAACGTTTATATGATTTTATTTCATCACGTACTAGACTTGTAATAACTTCTTCATGAGTTGGGCCAAGTGCAAACGAGCGATCATGCCGATCTTTCATTCTCATTAGTTCAGGTCCATAAGAATACCATCTAGCCGACTCTTCCCACAATTCAGATGGTTGAAGGGCCGGCATTAAAAGTTCAACTGCCCCAATGGCATCCATCTCTTCCCTTACTATATTCTCAATCTTTTGAAGAACCTTTTTTCCAAGTGGCAGATAAGAATAAATTCCACTTGCTACTTGACGGATATACCCAGCTCGTAGTAGTAATTGATGACTTTTTATTTCAGCATCTGCTGGTACTTCTCTTAACGTTGGTATAAATGTGTTACTTTGCTTCATCTCTTGCACCTCAGTAAATTTAGATTATTATTTTAAAAAAATTATAAGAAAAATCTTTGAATATCATTCCAAGTTACGACTAACATTAAAATCATTAATAATGCAAAACCGATAAAGTGAACGAACCCCTCTTTATTCTTATCAATCGGTTTACCTCGTAATGCCTCAATACCAAAGAATAATAACCTTCCCCCATCTAGTGCAGGGATTGGTAATAAATTCATAATTCCAAGGTTTATACTTAATAAAGCACCCCACCGTAATAAGTTGAAAATTCCAGATTGGGCTACCGCTTCAGTAGATGCATAAATCCCAACAGGTCCGGAAAAGGCATCTATTGTAAATCCACCTGAAACTAAATCACCAAGAATAATAAATATTTGTTTTGTCCAAAACCATGTTTCTGTAAATCCATAAGCAAACGCACCACCAATTGATTGATCCATTGGTTGGTATACACCAATTTTTCCTTCTCCATCGATATTTTTCGGAGTTACATCAATATCTAATATTTTTTGATTTCTTTCGATATGGAAAGTTAATGTTTTATCCGGATTTTTTTGAATAATTTCAACAATATCAATCCATGTTGATACTTCTGCTCCATCAATGGAGTGAATATAATCTCCTTCTTTTAATCCCGCATTCATCGCGGACCCATCTTTTGTAATTTGACCTAGCATTGGTTCGTTTGTCGGTACACCTTGAACAACACCAATTAATATAAAAACAATAATTGCTAAAATAAAATTAAAAAGAGGACCAGCAAAAATGGTAAGCGTACGTGCTAATAAAGATTTTGAAGAAAATTGCCGTTCTATAGGTGCAATTTGTGACTCAATACCATTTTCAACTAAGACTGCCTTCTCATCAATCTTAAATATACGGGAAATTTCTTCATCGCCTTCTTCAAAGCCTCGAATAAATAAATCCTTTTCAATATCCGCTTGCTCGATTTCAATCATTCGTGCGTCTGGATATTTATCCTTACGATTGATAATGATTTTTTGAACAACTTCATTTTCGTCTAAAATTAGTCCAACTCGCAACCCAGGTTTTAAATCAATAAGCTCTGGGTCCTCTCCTGCCATTCTCACATATCCCCCTAAAGGCAGTAATCGAATTGTATAAACAGTTTCATTCTTTTTATAAGCAAAAATCTTTGGTCCAAATCCGATTGCAAATTCGCGACATAAGATACCCGAACGCTTTGCAAAAATAAAATGACCTAATTCGTGAAAAAATACAAGCGCACCAAATAACAAAATAAAAGCTAGTACTGTTGAAAGTGTACTCACTTATCATACCACCCTTTGTAATTAGATATATTATATTTGCGATTGATGAATGTATTGTTCTACTTTGCTTCTCGTTTCTTCATCAACAGCAAGAATTGTGTCCAAATCAGGATTTGTAATTACCTCATGGTTTTCTAATGCCCATAAAACATAATCCTCAATTTGTAAAAAATTAATTTTTCTGTTTAAGAATGCATGGACACAAACCTCATTCGCAGCATTTAATACAACAGGTAGTGTTCCCCCAATCCTACCAGCCTCGTAAGCAAACTGTAAGCATCGGAAACGTTCAAAATCCATCTTACTAAAATGTAGTGTTCCTATTTCTTCTAATCTTAATCGTGGTGCCTTTGTTTGAAAGCGATTCGGATACGTTAGAGCATATTGAATGGGGATGCGCATATCGGGTGTTCCTAAATGTGCAATTATACTACCATCATGAAACTCAACCATCGAATGAACCGTGCTTTCATAATGGAGAAGTACATCGATTTTATCATATGGCTGATTAAATAACCAATGTGCTTCAATTACCTCCAGTCCTTTATTCATCATCGTTGCAGAATCAATTGTAATTTTTGCTCCCATTGACCAATTCGGATGATTTAAGGCATCTTCAATCGTAACATGTTGTAATTCTTCTCTATTGAGATGGCGAAAACTTCCGCCTGAAGCTGTAATAATCAGTCTTTCGAGATCCTTTGCTTGCTCCCCATGTATACATTGAAAAATTGCGGAATGTTCACTATCGACAGGTATAATAGAGACGTTCTTCTTTTGTGCCTCTTCCATTACTAAATGCCCAGCAGTTACAAGTGTTTCTTTATTTGCGAGTGCGATTGTTTTTCCGGATTTAATTGCATTTAATGTAGGCACTAACCCAATACTGCCTAAAATGGCATTGACTAAAATGTGAGCATCTGGATATGTAGCAACTTCTATTAACCCTTCATCCCCATAAGTAGTATGTATATATGGAAATTCATTTTTTAAAGTAACTGCATCTTCTTTACTATGAACGGATACGAATTTAGGTTTAAATTCTTTTATAATATCTCTTGTTGAATCAATGTTTTTACCAACTGCTATTGCAACAAGTTGAAACTCATGTTTGTTTGAACGAATAACATCTAAAGTTTGTTTACCAATTGAACCTGTTGCACCTAATAAACTTATACATTTCAAGGAAAGTTCACCTCTATGTTTGTGTTAAATATACAATAACTTTTCGACTTACAATAATTGTAAAAAATTTAACAGTGGCATCACAAACAACCAACTATCTACTCGATCCAGCATACCACCGTGCCCCGGTAAGATTTTCCCTGAATCTTTAACATTATAAAAACGTTTCAAGCCAGATTCAACTAAATCACCGAATTGTCCAAAGATAGATAAAACAATCGAGGTAATTAAAATTTCAACAAACTCGAAACTTTCTTGAATATCACTTAGAAAATAAAATAATAAAGCAACGACAACTGCACTAACAATGCCTCCAATAGAGCCTTCAATCGTTTTATTCGGGCTAATATGAGGAGCGAGTTTTCTTTTACCAACAGCCCGTCCGACAAAATATGCTCCAGAGTCTGTCGCCCAAATTAAAAATAATGCAAAAAAGAATAATAATACTCCACCAATATTCCTTGTTTCAATTATATAGTAAAATCCAATTCCTATGTATAAAATTGCAAGAACACAAAATCCAATCGTGTCAAAGCTGAAACTATTTTTACTAACAAATGAATAACAAAGGAATAGTAACACACCGAAAAAGAATAGGGCTATTTTAGCATCTAGTTCAATTCCATTAAAAAAATAAACATCATTTGTAGGTAGTAAGAAAACCCATAATAAAATAGTTGAAATAATTCCGGCAAAAGAATTAAATTTAATTTTTTTCATACGGAAAATTTCAAATAAACATAATGTAGCCATCATATAGATTAAAATTATGAAAGGTATACCACCAATAAATACGATAGGTATAAAAATTAATGCAGCGATTATTGCTGTAATTATTCTTTGACTCATTTTTTACCTCACCTTATATTCCGCCAAATCGACGGGAACGTTTTTGATATTGCTCAATCGCATCTAAGAATTGATCTTCCTTAAAATCTGGCCATAAGCAATCAGTAAACCAAAGTTCCGTGTATGCTAATTGCCATAACATAAAATTACTGAGCCGAATTTCACCACTCGTACGTATTAACAAATCAGGGTCATTTATTCCCTTCGTCATTAAATAACTTGATAATAACTCCTCCGTAATATCGTTTACTTGAACTTTCCCTTCATCGTGATCTTGTACGATGTTTTTTATTGCTGTAATAATTTCAGTCCGACTTCCATAGTTTAACGCAAAATTTAATACCATCCCTGTATTATTTTTTGTATCTTCCACTGCTTGTTCAACAACACGTAAAGTATGGGTCGGTATTTTATTACGATCACCAATAATTTGAACACGTACATTATTTTCAATCAGTTCAGGTAAATATATATCCAAAAATTCTGCAGGGAGTTTCATTAAGTAATCAACTTCAGTTTTTGGACGCTTCCAATTTTCGGTTGAAAATGCAAACAAAGTTAAAACTTTTACACCTATATTGTTTGCTAATATCGCAACTTTACGTACTACTTTCATCCCTTCATGGTGGCCGGCAACACGTGGTAATGCACGACTTTTTGCCCATCGCCCATTCCCATCCATGATAATAGCAACATGACTAGGAATCTCATGACTTTGCACATCTTTAATTCGATCTGCTAAAGTTTCCGGTATAGGTGTTTGTTTATTAAAAAGTTTTTTATAAAACATGATACATCCTCCATTTTCCTCGATAGAGAATTGATTAGGTCAATCAAATCATCATTAATAAAATGAATTCTTGTTGTTATTAGTAACGGAACATTCCACGTTTAGGTCAGCTAATATTTTCCAAAATACCATATCTATCTTATTATATAAGAAAATGGATAAAGAAAAAACCCCAGATTCGGGGTTTCATGTGAAATCATAAAATTCGCGTCAATTTTCCGATTAGACTTCTAGAATTTCTTTTTCTTTTTCTTTTGTTAACTGGTCAATTTTAGCGATATACTCATCAGTTAGTTTTTGAACGTCGTCTGTATAACCTCTTAGTTCATCTTCAGTTATTTCCTTGTTTTTTTCTTGTTTCTTCAAGTCATCATTTACATCCCGACGGATATTTCTTATAGCGATTTTAGCTTCTTCTGACTCTTTTCTTACAACTTTAACCAATTCTTTACGTCTTTCTTCTGTCAAAGCAGGAATCATAATTCTAATTAAAGAGCCGTCACTAGTCGGATTTAGTCCTAAATCCGATTTCATTATTGCTCTTTCAATTTCACTAACAATTGACTTATCATACGGTTGAATCACTAACATCCGTGCTTCAGGAACTGAAATGGATGCTAATTGATTAATTGGAGTAGGTGCACCGTAATATTCAACAACAATTTTATCGAGTAAAGAAGCATTGGCACGTCCAGCTCGAATAGATGCAAGCTCTCTTGTATAGGCTCCTATAGCTTTAGTCATTCGATCTTTGGCATCATTGATTACTTGGTTAGCCATAAATTATTTCCCCCTCACAATGGTTCCAATATTTTCACCTAATATGACACGTTTAATATTTCCTTCTTCCATAATTGAGAATACTATAAGTGGAATATCATTGTCCATACATAACGATGAAGCTGTGGAATCCATTACTTGTAATCCATTTTTTATGACATCTAAATAAGAAAGTTCTGTATACTTCGTTGCATTCTCATCCTTTAACGGGTCAGCAGAGTATACTCCATCAACATTATTTTTGGCCATTAAAATTACTTCCGCTTCAATCTCTGCAGCTCTTAAAGCCGCTGTAGTATCGGTTGAAAAGTATGGGTTACCCGTACCTGCTGCAAAAATAACAACTCGTTTCTTCTCCAAGTGACGAATTGCACGTCTACGAATATATGGCTCCGCAACTTGACGCATGTCAATTGATGTTTGTACCCTAGTTTCAATTCCAAGTTGTTCCAAACTATCTTGTAGTGCTAAAGAATTCATCACTGTTGCAAGCATTCCCATATAGTCAGCAGTTGCACGATCCATTCCCATCTCACTACCTATTTTTCCACGCCAAATATTGCCGCCCCCAACAACTACAGCCACTTCTACTCCTAATTCAGCAACTTCTTTCACTTGATTAGCTACAGATTTAATAATCGTAGGATTAATTCCAAATCCTACCTCACCAGCTAACGCTTCACCACTCAATTTAAGAACTACACGTTTATACTTTGGATTTGTCATATAGACCCCCGCTATGTAGATTTTATTTAGCCACGGCTAACTATTACGAATATATAAAATATAATAATTTTAAAGTTATGAACATTATTCTTTTCGTACTTATTTTAAATAAATGTGACTATATATTAGCTCTTCTTTAAAAAGGTTGACATGCAGCAGGATAGAAAAAATCCTTTACAAAGTCAACCTTTCCATAATTACTTATTTCTTCATTTGATTCATTACTTCTTCAGCAAAGTTTTCTTGACGTTTTTCTAGTCCTTCGCCAACTTCGTAACGAACTAATTCTTTTACAGTTGCGTTATTAGATTTTACAAACTGACCAACTTTAACATCAGGATTCTTAACAAAATCTTGTTCTAAAAGACAAATATCTCCATAAAATTTATTTAAACGGCCAATAACCATTTTTTCTACGATATTTTCTGGTTTACCTTCATTTAATGCTTGTTGTTTTAAGACTTCTTTTTCATGTTCAACTTCTTCAGCTGGAACTTGTTCACGACTTACATATTTAGGATTTAATGCAGCTGCATGCATGGCAACATCTTTTGCAATAGACTCATCTGTTGTTCCTTCAAGTACAGTTAGAACCGAAATACGTCCACCTAAATGTTGGTAGGCACCAAAAACATCTTGGTCACCTTTTGAAAGGATAGAAAAACGCCGTAAATTGATTTTTTCACCGATTTTTGCAACTGCGGAATTAATAAATTCACTTAAAGATTCACCGTTTGGCATTTTTTGTTCTAATGCTTCCTCAACAGTTTCTGGCTTGCTGTTTAATAATTGTTTCGCAATATCTTGTACTAAGTTTAAAAATTGTTCGTTTTTTGCAACGAAGTCTGTTTCAGCATTCACTTCTAAGATTACTGCTTGATTTCCTTCAGTTAATATAGATGTAATCCCTTCAGCTGCAATACGGTCAGCTTTTTTTGCTGCTTTTGCAATACCCTTTTCACGAAGAAGGTCGATTGCTTTTTCCATATCACCATCTGTTTCAGTTAATGCCTTTTTGCAGTCCATCATTCCTGCACCAGTTTTTTCACGTAATTCTTTTACCATTTGAGCAGTTATTGCCATTGGATTTTCCTCCTTAGAAAAAAATTATTATGTATTCCTATTTTTTCTGAAAAAAAGGTGATAAGGGCTTTCCCTCTTATCACCTTAATCGTTCATCCCTTACTCAGCAGGTGCTACTTCAACAACTGCTTCTTCTTCACCTTGTTTAGCTTCCATGATAGCATCTGCCATTTTACCAGTTAATAGTTTAACAGCACGGATTGCATCATCATTTGCTGGAATCACGTAATCAATTTCATCAGGATCGCAGTTTGTATCAACAATACCAACGATTGGAATGTTTAATTTACGTGCTTCTTGAACAGCAATACGTTCTTTGCGTGGGTCAATGACGAACAATGCATCAGGTAATACTTTCATATCTTTAATTCCACCAAGGAATTTTTCTAATTTTTCTTGTTCTTTCTTTAATTGACCTACTTCTTTTTTAGGAAGTACATCGAATGTACCGTCTTCAGCCATTTTTTCAAGGTTTTTCAAACGTTGAATCCGTTTTTGGATTGTTTCAAAGTTTGTTAATGTTCCACCTAACCAACGGTGATTAACATAGTACATACCTACACGTTCTGCTTCTTCTTTTACAGATTCTTGTGCTTGTTTTTTTGTACCAACAAATAGAATTTTACCGCCGTCACCAGCAACTTCTTTAATGAAGTTATAGGCTTCTTCTACTTTTTTTACAGTTTTTTGAAGATCAATAATATAAATTCCGTTTCTTTCTTGGAAAATATATTTCTTCATTTTAGGGTTCCAACGACGAGTTTGGTGTCCAAAGTGTACACCAGCTTCAAGCAATTGCTTCATTGATAATACTGACATTATAATTTCCTCCTAAGTGGTTTTGTATTCTCCTCCGTTCACTTCTTCTTTAAACAGGACTGGTTTATCAGCACCACTGTTTAAATCCATGAACGTGTGTATTCACACCAGTAAATAATATATCATAACAATTTTAATCAAGCAAGCTAATGAATAAAAGAAATTTTGTCATTTATACTTTTACATATCATTATTTGTTCATATGAATTTTATTATTCCTTTTGAAGACTAGGAGAGAACTTTATTATTAGCTCTACTTCCGTTTTTCCTTTATTTAAGGACTTTGCGATTTCCTCAATCGAATAACCATCATCTAGTAATCGTTTAATTTCATTTATTTCCTCATCATACTCATTTTTCACGTCTTTTATAGGTACGTTGGTTTCGTTATGAACTTGGTTAGTAATCGTTTTATATTCTTTCAAACCGTCATAGTTTGGCAAATTTTCAATTTCTAAATGTATATCCTGTATGGATTGATCCCGATTATCGTTATTTATTTGTTCATTAACATCGAGTTTAGCTTCATTTAATTTATTTAGTTGCATTAGTTCTAAGTTTTTTAGAAACGTATCGTTCTCTTCCCTTATTTCAATTAAAAATGAAGTTATACTTTCTTCTAAATCATTTTGTAATTGATTATACTTTTGTTCTAAACTAAAAAGTCGATTTTGACGAATAAATAAAATGATAACAGTAAATAAGGAAAGTAAAGATATGATTAAAGTAAAAACTAATAAAATACCCAATTTTATACTCCTTATCCTTGATAGTCTATAAAGTGACCTTTAAAAGGATGGTAACTATTTTCATCACATTTATTTTCAATTTCTTCATTTTTAGCTAACTCCTGTGATTGTGGGTTGGAGCTGTCCATTTTCCATTCAGTATGGTATAGTCCATCATTTTCTGTTACAGTTTTTCTATTTTTCTCTATTTCTTTCTGAACTGTGAGACTTGCCTGTGCATTCATTACTTGCGGACGGTCATGAAATTCACTTTGCAATTTTCCGGCATCGATTGTTCGTGGAATGGCAATTTGCATTTCAACAGCTTTTAAACTCATTTGGACTCCCGCCTTTTTTACTGATTATTCATTTGTCAAATAATCTTTTAGCTTTTGAATTGCTTTTGAATGAATTTGTGAGATTCTTGATGTAGATCGTTCTAATATATGCCCGATTTCAGTGAAAGTTAAATCTTCCTTATAAAATAAGTTTAGCACAAGTTGCTCATTACGAGACAACTTTGCAATTGCCTCCTGAAGTTCTTTTATCTTTTCTGAATATAATAAACTTTCCTCTGGTGTTTTTACTTTTTCATCTCGTAATACAAAGGATTGTGGTTCTTGCGCTTCTGCTTTTTGATTCGTATGATCATCAATTGATAGTATGTTAGCAAGATAACTCTCACCTAGTAGGGAATTAACTTCATCTAGTGGTAGATTTGTTTCTTCTGCAATTTCCTCTGGTGTGACATTACGCAAATATTTTTGTTCTAGAGTCAATATGATTTGATCAAGTTTCTTCATTTTTTCTCTAGTTTTTCGCGGTAACCAATCTTCTTTCCTTAGTCCATCTAAAATTGCACCCCGAATTCGAAACGATGCATAAGTTTCAAATTTCAATTCCCTTGATGGATCATATTTTTCTAACGCCTCGTATAAACCCGAAAA
Proteins encoded:
- the rpsB gene encoding 30S ribosomal protein S2, whose translation is MSVLSMKQLLEAGVHFGHQTRRWNPKMKKYIFQERNGIYIIDLQKTVKKVEEAYNFIKEVAGDGGKILFVGTKKQAQESVKEEAERVGMYYVNHRWLGGTLTNFETIQKRIQRLKNLEKMAEDGTFDVLPKKEVGQLKKEQEKLEKFLGGIKDMKVLPDALFVIDPRKERIAVQEARKLNIPIVGIVDTNCDPDEIDYVIPANDDAIRAVKLLTGKMADAIMEAKQGEEEAVVEVAPAE
- a CDS encoding helix-turn-helix domain-containing protein; amino-acid sequence: MGILLVFTLIISLLSLFTVIILFIRQNRLFSLEQKYNQLQNDLEESITSFLIEIREENDTFLKNLELMQLNKLNEAKLDVNEQINNDNRDQSIQDIHLEIENLPNYDGLKEYKTITNQVHNETNVPIKDVKNEYDEEINEIKRLLDDGYSIEEIAKSLNKGKTEVELIIKFSPSLQKE
- a CDS encoding FliA/WhiG family RNA polymerase sigma factor: MESKDSLFYQWWQFREDIVGNQLVERYTPLVHIIVEKIYKNVPKSVLKDDLISLGFSGLYEALEKYDPSRELKFETYASFRIRGAILDGLRKEDWLPRKTREKMKKLDQIILTLEQKYLRNVTPEEIAEETNLPLDEVNSLLGESYLANILSIDDHTNQKAEAQEPQSFVLRDEKVKTPEESLLYSEKIKELQEAIAKLSRNEQLVLNLFYKEDLTFTEIGHILERSTSRISQIHSKAIQKLKDYLTNE